The following is a genomic window from Xenopus laevis strain J_2021 chromosome 2L, Xenopus_laevis_v10.1, whole genome shotgun sequence.
GACTTCATTCTGGATCCCTCAGTTACGATGCCCTTTACCAGAGTGCAGTTCACCCAATGATGTAAAGTGCATTTGTACAGAGTAGTCAAAGATATGAAATACTCTACTCTGAACTCTCACTTAAACTTTCATATAGAAGCACTGGTGTTTTCTTGTGTTTAATCCACTTCTTCCTCTTGGAGTGACCTGGCATCAGCCTCCTCTTAACAACAGCTGCCGGATAGAATTAAAGAAAACTGGTTAATTGGAGCATCTTTTCCATTAAAAGTACTATGGGCAAACAGATGAAAAGCCAGACTCGCTTACAGGTTCATGTCGATAATATTAGCCTTCCTTAAATAAGACAAACTAGCAGCATTACACAGCAGCAGTTTATACACAATTCTTTCCAACACATGCTGGGAATATCCCAACCCAACACATATGTGCAATAACACtgttaaacattttagttttctgTAAATCTTCCTTttaaggcgttgttcacctttcgggtaattttttattctggtgctttttcagttattaagcatttttttaaaaaaatttaaaaagaatactAGGAGTTAACAAGGATTGTTTCTCCACCTGCCACGCATGGAATTAGGCTAATGTGTTATATAGTGAACAGATTATAAATTCAATCCACCCTTATTGCCAATTATTCCAATGCTCAGATTCTCTACTCACAAGCCACAGTCTCTGTCTCAGCTGCAATTCCTTCTGGGGGCCAATACAGACTTTGGCTCTTGCGGAACTTCTTGTAGAGTTGTGTGTACAAAACAGACAAAGTCAACAACACAAATAGGAAAGTGAGACACGCAGCTGCCCATGCTGCCTCCTCTGTTCGTGGGGTAGACACAAACACATCTGAGGCTTTTATTTGTCCAACACCAGAAGCCTTCTGTGCTGCAGCCGATGCCTCTTTTGTTGGCTCGTGCTTGCAACTGcactcttctttttcttctataaCGGCAGCAGTTGGTTTGGGAGCAGTAGTAGATGAAAGGCCCACAGGAGGCTCAGGCATCTTTTCTTCTTGTTGGGTGGTTGTTGCAGTACCTGGGCCCTCAACAGTAGTTTTTCCTGCAATGCTATTGTTGTGGGTTGTCGAAGTGCCTGACTCTTTTTGCATGGAAGTTGGAGATGGCACAGTCTGGCTGCCCCCTAGATCATTGGATGTGTTCCTGCTCTGTACAGTTGGAGAATTCAAGTTCATGTCAGGAGAGCCTTTGGAAATATTCATGAAGGTGGATTCTGGTAGTAAAGCAGAAACATTGCTCTCCATATAACGGCTTCCATCTGGATCTACAAGGTCATCTTTTTTTTCGGACACACCAGACCGATCTAATGTTACGTGAACCTTATCTTCAGATGTTGAAGATGATAAAGGAGTCCTCAATACTGTGTGTGAGATTACAGGCTGACTTTTATTGGCATCAACTGCTGTTTGTTCTACTGACACTGCAGTACTGTTCATTATTCTTGCACTGGCATTATAAATAGGAGTGCTTGCTAATATATGGGCAGAACCAAGTAATGCAGAGtcccttcttcttctcttcaaaCCACAGTTTTCTTGCTTAAGAtataaagaaaagtaattttatatgAGATGTATGTTCTTGTATACAAATATGtgttatacattaattaaaaggcTCACTCTTTTGATATAAACAGTATTATAATTACTGGTCACAACTAGTACAAGCTTGCAGACACTATGGTCTATTCATCAAGAACAGACTTTATAAGAGTAGAATGTTCTTCTAGACTTGACCTGCAGGTAATTCAACCCACATCCTCTCCATACTTGCACTCTATTGCCAATGACCTGCTCAATGCCCACCTACCATTGTGGATACCCACGGCTATCTGAATCACTGCGGGGCCCAAACATGgggaaatacaatattaaaataaccTGCTAAGATCAGTAGTAAGGTGTTATTTCTGTCTTAGCCAGGACTTTGCATTGAAAAGCTCTGTGAAAATCTATTGGCGAAACTTGAGATTTGTTTCTTACCTGGCAGCAAATTTTGGGGCAAAGCTTCTTGTCATGTTTATCAAAGAACACCGACGATGGCCGGACAAGCAAGTCCTGATACGAACCATCCATGTCCATTTCTCGTTCTCTAGTTCTGTCCATGTTGGCCGTTAGCCAGTTTCTAACTTCACAGAGATCTATATGTGACATCTCCAGAGTGGAGCCCCAGGTGACCAGGGCAAGAGGCTGAAGAAAGAACACAACAGGCCAGAGCATAATATGATAAGACATAAACGCTTCATTGAAAGCTACAAGGTAATTCATACAACCCACAGCAAAACCACCAATGTCAGTAATAGGCCAAGTATTAAAGGCCGTTCCTgtaaaactgtaacaaaaaaaaaggaaaactgatTCTACCCTAAAGAAATAATGCACATATAGGTTTTATAATAAAGGGAGAAAGAGCATCATGACAAATTGCTTGTatatccttccatcaaaaaagtatacaaaataaatatgcaaatgacAGGGTTACTCCAGCAATGAAATTTGAAGGATAAAATGTAACCATAGATGTGCATTTCatgcacatattttaaaaaataaattccaatatGACAGGCCAATAGATCATCATTCTCAGTGCTGGGACTCCCTTAAAGTCAGTAAAAACAAATTCCATACCCGTTCAGTTGAAAGGTTCATGTGAGGGGTGATTATGTGCTTGTATACGCAGGAGCGAGCTCCATGGACAAGTGCTTTTTTCAGCTTGGGGTGAACACAGGGATGGTACAAGAAAACAACCCCTCCATGCTGCAAGACATAAAGGTAGAGAGAATTCAACACCCCCAAACTTGTAAATATCTTTATGCTAACAGGAATCCTACCCTATCAATTCTATAATTGCTCTGTACTGGCCAGGAACTGATCAGACTGAGTGTGTGACTCCCACGGCTGACTATACACCAATAACAAAAACTGGAGCAGAtccacataaaaaaaagaatgaatatgcACTGCCCTGCAGTATATTATCTGTGGATAGTATAATGGGACATGTGGTTAACTTacaattttttctgtttaaagggatactgtcatgggaaaaattttttttttcaaaatgaatcagttaatagtgctgctccagcagaattctgcactgaaatccatttctcaaaagagcaaacagatttttttatattcaattttgaaatctgacatggggctagacattttgtcaatttcccagctgccccatgtcatgtgacttgtgctctgataaacttcaatcactctttactgctgtactgcaagttggagtgattatcaccccctcccttttccccccagcagccaaacaaaagaacaatgggaaggtaaccagataacagctccctaaca
Proteins encoded in this region:
- the LOC121399837 gene encoding tumor protein p53-inducible protein 13-like, producing MDTEIVYATPIPNSGVHRPKWARYGEYAYCPPQRWLHNLEHGGVVFLYHPCVHPKLKKALVHGARSCVYKHIITPHMNLSTERPLALVTWGSTLEMSHIDLCEVRNWLTANMDRTREREMDMDGSYQDLLVRPSSVFFDKHDKKLCPKICCQQENCGLKRRRRDSALLGSAHILASTPIYNASARIMNSTAVSVEQTAVDANKSQPVISHTVLRTPLSSSTSEDKVHVTLDRSGVSEKKDDLVDPDGSRYMESNVSALLPESTFMNISKGSPDMNLNSPTVQSRNTSNDLGGSQTVPSPTSMQKESGTSTTHNNSIAGKTTVEGPGTATTTQQEEKMPEPPVGLSSTTAPKPTAAVIEEKEECSCKHEPTKEASAAAQKASGVGQIKASDVFVSTPRTEEAAWAAACLTFLFVLLTLSVLYTQLYKKFRKSQSLYWPPEGIAAETETVASVVKRRLMPGHSKRKKWIKHKKTPVLLYESLSESSE